Proteins found in one Perca fluviatilis chromosome 9, GENO_Pfluv_1.0, whole genome shotgun sequence genomic segment:
- the LOC120565276 gene encoding AP-1 complex subunit sigma-2 isoform X6 produces the protein MPTGRVCFRVALGSSFRQRGNTVLLFKMQFMLLFSRQGKLRLQKWYVPLSDKEKKKITRELVQTVLARKPKMCSFLEWRDLKVVYKRYASLYFCCAIEDQDNELITLEIIHRYVELLDKYFGSVCELDIIFNFEKAYFILDEFLLGGEAQETSKKNVLKAIEQADLLQESQNEDWGSLPNEELL, from the exons ATGCCAACTGGCCGTGTATGTTTCAGGGTGGCGCTGGGTAGTTCATTTCGTCAGAGGGGGAATACAGTGTTGTTATTCAAG ATGCAGTTCATGCTTCTGTTTAGTCGACAAGGCAAGCTCAGGCTTCAGAAATGGTACGTGCCTTTGTCTGAtaaggagaaaaagaagatcACCAGAGAGTTGGTGCAGACGGTCCTGGCTCGAAAGCCCAAAATGTGCAGCTTTCTGGAGTGGAGAGACCTCAAGGTTGTATATAAGAG ATACGCCAGCCTGTACTTCTGCTGTGCCATAGAGGACCAGGACAACGAGCTGATCACACTGGAGATCATCCACAGATATGTGGAGCTGCTGGACAAATACTTTGGCAGT GTTTGTGAGCTGGACATTATTTTCAACTTTGAGAAGGCTTACTTCATTCTGGATGAGTTCTTGCTGGGTGGGGAAGCTCAGGAGACGTCCAAAAAGAATGTGTTGAAGGCCATTGAGCAGGCTGACCTGCTACAGGAG AGCCAGAATGAAGACTGGGGAAGTTTGCCAAATGAGGAGCTCTTGTAA
- the LOC120565300 gene encoding retinoschisin-like — protein MEVTARCAAVLFLLLLSQALIAVHSQEEDEAVPEEEEAVPEEELQEEDQQVIETWTSNTKACTCDCESADSPTRATTVIPTVLPTSLLPPPPQAPSLNCMPECPYHRALGFESGSVTSEQISCSNQDQYTGWYSSWMPSNARLNNQGFGCAWLSKFNDPHQWIQIDLMEVGVVSGILTQGRCDADEWITKYSIQYRTVETLNWIYYKDQTGNNRVFYGNSDRTSMVQNLLRPPIVARYIRLLPLGWHTRIAIRMELLMCMNKCS, from the exons ATGGAGGTCACTGCTCGATGTGCTGCTGTGCTGTTCCTCCTGCTTCTATCTCAGG CCCTGATCGCTGTCCACTCACAGGAG GAGGACGAGGCGGtcccggaggaggaggaggctgtcCCGGAGGAGGAGCTGCAGGAGGAGGACCAGCAGGTGATCGAGACATGGACATCAAACACAAAAGCCTGCACCTGTGACTGTGAGTCTGCTGATTCACCCACACGTGCCACCACTGTCATCCCAACTGTCCTGCCGACCTCACTGCTGCCACCGCCACCTCAGGCTCCCTCACTGAACTGCATGCCAG AATGCCCTTACCACCGAGCTCTGGGCTTTGAATCTGGATCTGTGACATCAGAGCAGATCAGCTGCTCCAATCAGGACCAGTACACGGGATGGTACTCCTCCTGGATGCCCAGCAATGCTCGCCTCAACAACCAAGGCTTTGG GTGTGCATGGCTCTCCAAGTTTAACGACCCACATCAGTGGATCCAGATTGACCTGATGGAGGTGGGTGTGGTGTCTGGCATCCTCACCCAGGGCCGCTGCGATGCTGATGAGTGGATTACTAAATACAGCATCCAGTATCGCACTGTGGAAACTCTCAACTGGATCTATTACAAAGACCAGACAGGAAACAACAGG GTCTTCTATGGGAACTCTGACCGCACCTCCATGGTACAGAACCTGCTGCGCCCCCCCATCGTAGCTCGCTACATCCGCCTGCTGCCGCTGGGCTGGCACACCCGCATCGCCATAAGGATGGAGCTGCTGATGTGCATGAACAAGTGTTCCTAA
- the LOC120565276 gene encoding AP-1 complex subunit sigma-2 isoform X5, translating to MPTGRVCFRVALGSSFRQRGNTVLLFKMQFMLLFSRQGKLRLQKWYVPLSDKEKKKITRELVQTVLARKPKMCSFLEWRDLKVVYKRYASLYFCCAIEDQDNELITLEIIHRYVELLDKYFGSVCELDIIFNFEKAYFILDEFLLGGEAQETSKKNVLKAIEQADLLQEEAETPRSVLEEIGLT from the exons ATGCCAACTGGCCGTGTATGTTTCAGGGTGGCGCTGGGTAGTTCATTTCGTCAGAGGGGGAATACAGTGTTGTTATTCAAG ATGCAGTTCATGCTTCTGTTTAGTCGACAAGGCAAGCTCAGGCTTCAGAAATGGTACGTGCCTTTGTCTGAtaaggagaaaaagaagatcACCAGAGAGTTGGTGCAGACGGTCCTGGCTCGAAAGCCCAAAATGTGCAGCTTTCTGGAGTGGAGAGACCTCAAGGTTGTATATAAGAG ATACGCCAGCCTGTACTTCTGCTGTGCCATAGAGGACCAGGACAACGAGCTGATCACACTGGAGATCATCCACAGATATGTGGAGCTGCTGGACAAATACTTTGGCAGT GTTTGTGAGCTGGACATTATTTTCAACTTTGAGAAGGCTTACTTCATTCTGGATGAGTTCTTGCTGGGTGGGGAAGCTCAGGAGACGTCCAAAAAGAATGTGTTGAAGGCCATTGAGCAGGCTGACCTGCTACAGGAG
- the LOC120565276 gene encoding AP-1 complex subunit sigma-2 isoform X3 encodes MPTGRVCFRVALGSSFRQRGNTVLLFKMQFMLLFSRQGKLRLQKWYVPLSDKEKKKITRELVQTVLARKPKMCSFLEWRDLKVVYKRYASLYFCCAIEDQDNELITLEIIHRYVELLDKYFGSVCELDIIFNFEKAYFILDEFLLGGEAQETSKKNVLKAIEQADLLQENIDFQMRLFAGVMVPNMVSESSGLFQN; translated from the exons ATGCCAACTGGCCGTGTATGTTTCAGGGTGGCGCTGGGTAGTTCATTTCGTCAGAGGGGGAATACAGTGTTGTTATTCAAG ATGCAGTTCATGCTTCTGTTTAGTCGACAAGGCAAGCTCAGGCTTCAGAAATGGTACGTGCCTTTGTCTGAtaaggagaaaaagaagatcACCAGAGAGTTGGTGCAGACGGTCCTGGCTCGAAAGCCCAAAATGTGCAGCTTTCTGGAGTGGAGAGACCTCAAGGTTGTATATAAGAG ATACGCCAGCCTGTACTTCTGCTGTGCCATAGAGGACCAGGACAACGAGCTGATCACACTGGAGATCATCCACAGATATGTGGAGCTGCTGGACAAATACTTTGGCAGT GTTTGTGAGCTGGACATTATTTTCAACTTTGAGAAGGCTTACTTCATTCTGGATGAGTTCTTGCTGGGTGGGGAAGCTCAGGAGACGTCCAAAAAGAATGTGTTGAAGGCCATTGAGCAGGCTGACCTGCTACAGGAG AATATAGACTTTCAGATGCGCCTGTTTGCAG
- the LOC120565276 gene encoding AP-1 complex subunit sigma-2 isoform X7, translating into MPTGRVCFRVALGSSFRQRGNTVLLFKMQFMLLFSRQGKLRLQKWYVPLSDKEKKKITRELVQTVLARKPKMCSFLEWRDLKVVYKRYASLYFCCAIEDQDNELITLEIIHRYVELLDKYFGSVCELDIIFNFEKAYFILDEFLLGGEAQETSKKNVLKAIEQADLLQEPRHEYFNVPMY; encoded by the exons ATGCCAACTGGCCGTGTATGTTTCAGGGTGGCGCTGGGTAGTTCATTTCGTCAGAGGGGGAATACAGTGTTGTTATTCAAG ATGCAGTTCATGCTTCTGTTTAGTCGACAAGGCAAGCTCAGGCTTCAGAAATGGTACGTGCCTTTGTCTGAtaaggagaaaaagaagatcACCAGAGAGTTGGTGCAGACGGTCCTGGCTCGAAAGCCCAAAATGTGCAGCTTTCTGGAGTGGAGAGACCTCAAGGTTGTATATAAGAG ATACGCCAGCCTGTACTTCTGCTGTGCCATAGAGGACCAGGACAACGAGCTGATCACACTGGAGATCATCCACAGATATGTGGAGCTGCTGGACAAATACTTTGGCAGT GTTTGTGAGCTGGACATTATTTTCAACTTTGAGAAGGCTTACTTCATTCTGGATGAGTTCTTGCTGGGTGGGGAAGCTCAGGAGACGTCCAAAAAGAATGTGTTGAAGGCCATTGAGCAGGCTGACCTGCTACAGGAG
- the LOC120565276 gene encoding AP-1 complex subunit sigma-2 isoform X4, whose protein sequence is MPTGRVCFRVALGSSFRQRGNTVLLFKMQFMLLFSRQGKLRLQKWYVPLSDKEKKKITRELVQTVLARKPKMCSFLEWRDLKVVYKRYASLYFCCAIEDQDNELITLEIIHRYVELLDKYFGSVCELDIIFNFEKAYFILDEFLLGGEAQETSKKNVLKAIEQADLLQEDAKEAETPRSVLEEIGLT, encoded by the exons ATGCCAACTGGCCGTGTATGTTTCAGGGTGGCGCTGGGTAGTTCATTTCGTCAGAGGGGGAATACAGTGTTGTTATTCAAG ATGCAGTTCATGCTTCTGTTTAGTCGACAAGGCAAGCTCAGGCTTCAGAAATGGTACGTGCCTTTGTCTGAtaaggagaaaaagaagatcACCAGAGAGTTGGTGCAGACGGTCCTGGCTCGAAAGCCCAAAATGTGCAGCTTTCTGGAGTGGAGAGACCTCAAGGTTGTATATAAGAG ATACGCCAGCCTGTACTTCTGCTGTGCCATAGAGGACCAGGACAACGAGCTGATCACACTGGAGATCATCCACAGATATGTGGAGCTGCTGGACAAATACTTTGGCAGT GTTTGTGAGCTGGACATTATTTTCAACTTTGAGAAGGCTTACTTCATTCTGGATGAGTTCTTGCTGGGTGGGGAAGCTCAGGAGACGTCCAAAAAGAATGTGTTGAAGGCCATTGAGCAGGCTGACCTGCTACAGGAG
- the LOC120565276 gene encoding AP-1 complex subunit sigma-2 isoform X8 gives MPTGRVCFRVALGSSFRQRGNTVLLFKMQFMLLFSRQGKLRLQKWYVPLSDKEKKKITRELVQTVLARKPKMCSFLEWRDLKVVYKRYASLYFCCAIEDQDNELITLEIIHRYVELLDKYFGSVCELDIIFNFEKAYFILDEFLLGGEAQETSKKNVLKAIEQADLLQEV, from the exons ATGCCAACTGGCCGTGTATGTTTCAGGGTGGCGCTGGGTAGTTCATTTCGTCAGAGGGGGAATACAGTGTTGTTATTCAAG ATGCAGTTCATGCTTCTGTTTAGTCGACAAGGCAAGCTCAGGCTTCAGAAATGGTACGTGCCTTTGTCTGAtaaggagaaaaagaagatcACCAGAGAGTTGGTGCAGACGGTCCTGGCTCGAAAGCCCAAAATGTGCAGCTTTCTGGAGTGGAGAGACCTCAAGGTTGTATATAAGAG ATACGCCAGCCTGTACTTCTGCTGTGCCATAGAGGACCAGGACAACGAGCTGATCACACTGGAGATCATCCACAGATATGTGGAGCTGCTGGACAAATACTTTGGCAGT GTTTGTGAGCTGGACATTATTTTCAACTTTGAGAAGGCTTACTTCATTCTGGATGAGTTCTTGCTGGGTGGGGAAGCTCAGGAGACGTCCAAAAAGAATGTGTTGAAGGCCATTGAGCAGGCTGACCTGCTACAGGAG